A single Nicotiana tabacum cultivar K326 chromosome 5, ASM71507v2, whole genome shotgun sequence DNA region contains:
- the LOC107784321 gene encoding two-component response regulator ORR9 isoform X3 codes for MGMAAADLQFHVLAVDDCLIDRKLIERLFRISSCQVTTVDSGSKALEFLGLQELDQNQPCVSPSNQQEVEVNLIITDYCMPGMTGYDLLKKIKESSSLRNIPVVIMSSENVPSRISRCLEEGAEEFFLKPVRLSDVNKLRPHMMKTKCKSLPQQEAEKMVTKPKQESIEIANVQSQAQEPQQQTESETVQQQQKSQANNNNNKRKAMEENLSPDRTRPRYSSGLTAV; via the exons ATGGGAATGGCAGCTGCAGATCTACAGTTTCATGTTTTAGCTGTTGATGATTGTTTGATAGATAGGAAGCTTATTGAAAGGCTCTTTAGAATTTCTTCTTGCCAAG TCACTACTGTAGATTCTGGAAGTAAAGCTTTGGAATTTCTTGGTTTACAAGAGCTTGACCAAAATCAACCTTGTGTCTCTCCTAGCAACCAACag GAAGTGGAAGTTAATCTTATTATCACAGATTACTGTATGCCTGGGATGACAGGCTATGATTTGCTAAAGAAAATTAAG GAATCTTCATCTCTGAGAAATATACCTGTAGTCATTATGTCATCTGAAAATGTTCCTTCAAGAATTAGTAG ATGTTTAGAAGAAGGGGCAGAAGAATTTTTTCTGAAACCAGTGAGATTATCAGATGTTAATAAGCTTAGACCCCATATGATGAAAACCAAATGTAAAAGCCTGCCCCAACAAGAAGCTGAGAAAATGGTCACAAAGCCAAAACAAGAATCGATTGAAATTGCAAATGTTCAATCACAAGCACAAGAGCCACAACAACAAACAGAATCAGAAACAGTTCAACAGCAGCAAAAATCACAAgccaataataataacaacaagagAAAGGCCATGGAAGAAAATCTATCACCAGATAGAACAAGACCAAGATACAGTAGTGGCCTCACTGCAGTCTAA
- the LOC107784321 gene encoding two-component response regulator ARR9 isoform X4 — translation MGMAAADLQFHVLAVDDCLIDRKLIERLFRISSCQDSGSKALEFLGLQELDQNQPCVSPSNQQEVEVNLIITDYCMPGMTGYDLLKKIKESSSLRNIPVVIMSSENVPSRISRCLEEGAEEFFLKPVRLSDVNKLRPHMMKTKCKSLPQQEAEKMVTKPKQESIEIANVQSQAQEPQQQTESETVQQQQKSQANNNNNKRKAMEENLSPDRTRPRYSSGLTAV, via the exons ATGGGAATGGCAGCTGCAGATCTACAGTTTCATGTTTTAGCTGTTGATGATTGTTTGATAGATAGGAAGCTTATTGAAAGGCTCTTTAGAATTTCTTCTTGCCAAG ATTCTGGAAGTAAAGCTTTGGAATTTCTTGGTTTACAAGAGCTTGACCAAAATCAACCTTGTGTCTCTCCTAGCAACCAACag GAAGTGGAAGTTAATCTTATTATCACAGATTACTGTATGCCTGGGATGACAGGCTATGATTTGCTAAAGAAAATTAAG GAATCTTCATCTCTGAGAAATATACCTGTAGTCATTATGTCATCTGAAAATGTTCCTTCAAGAATTAGTAG ATGTTTAGAAGAAGGGGCAGAAGAATTTTTTCTGAAACCAGTGAGATTATCAGATGTTAATAAGCTTAGACCCCATATGATGAAAACCAAATGTAAAAGCCTGCCCCAACAAGAAGCTGAGAAAATGGTCACAAAGCCAAAACAAGAATCGATTGAAATTGCAAATGTTCAATCACAAGCACAAGAGCCACAACAACAAACAGAATCAGAAACAGTTCAACAGCAGCAAAAATCACAAgccaataataataacaacaagagAAAGGCCATGGAAGAAAATCTATCACCAGATAGAACAAGACCAAGATACAGTAGTGGCCTCACTGCAGTCTAA
- the LOC107784321 gene encoding two-component response regulator ORR9 isoform X1, giving the protein MGMAAADLQFHVLAVDDCLIDRKLIERLFRISSCQVTTVDSGSKALEFLGLQELDQNQPCVSPSNQQEVEVNLIITDYCMPGMTGYDLLKKIKESSSLRNIPVVIMSSENVPSRISSEGWSVDHPFARGGFDHVTRCLEEGAEEFFLKPVRLSDVNKLRPHMMKTKCKSLPQQEAEKMVTKPKQESIEIANVQSQAQEPQQQTESETVQQQQKSQANNNNNKRKAMEENLSPDRTRPRYSSGLTAV; this is encoded by the exons ATGGGAATGGCAGCTGCAGATCTACAGTTTCATGTTTTAGCTGTTGATGATTGTTTGATAGATAGGAAGCTTATTGAAAGGCTCTTTAGAATTTCTTCTTGCCAAG TCACTACTGTAGATTCTGGAAGTAAAGCTTTGGAATTTCTTGGTTTACAAGAGCTTGACCAAAATCAACCTTGTGTCTCTCCTAGCAACCAACag GAAGTGGAAGTTAATCTTATTATCACAGATTACTGTATGCCTGGGATGACAGGCTATGATTTGCTAAAGAAAATTAAG GAATCTTCATCTCTGAGAAATATACCTGTAGTCATTATGTCATCTGAAAATGTTCCTTCAAGAATTAGTAG cgaagggtggtcagttgaccaccccTTTGCTAGAGGTGGCTTCGACCAtgtcacaag ATGTTTAGAAGAAGGGGCAGAAGAATTTTTTCTGAAACCAGTGAGATTATCAGATGTTAATAAGCTTAGACCCCATATGATGAAAACCAAATGTAAAAGCCTGCCCCAACAAGAAGCTGAGAAAATGGTCACAAAGCCAAAACAAGAATCGATTGAAATTGCAAATGTTCAATCACAAGCACAAGAGCCACAACAACAAACAGAATCAGAAACAGTTCAACAGCAGCAAAAATCACAAgccaataataataacaacaagagAAAGGCCATGGAAGAAAATCTATCACCAGATAGAACAAGACCAAGATACAGTAGTGGCCTCACTGCAGTCTAA
- the LOC107784321 gene encoding two-component response regulator ARR8 isoform X2 has product MGMAAADLQFHVLAVDDCLIDRKLIERLFRISSCQDSGSKALEFLGLQELDQNQPCVSPSNQQEVEVNLIITDYCMPGMTGYDLLKKIKESSSLRNIPVVIMSSENVPSRISSEGWSVDHPFARGGFDHVTRCLEEGAEEFFLKPVRLSDVNKLRPHMMKTKCKSLPQQEAEKMVTKPKQESIEIANVQSQAQEPQQQTESETVQQQQKSQANNNNNKRKAMEENLSPDRTRPRYSSGLTAV; this is encoded by the exons ATGGGAATGGCAGCTGCAGATCTACAGTTTCATGTTTTAGCTGTTGATGATTGTTTGATAGATAGGAAGCTTATTGAAAGGCTCTTTAGAATTTCTTCTTGCCAAG ATTCTGGAAGTAAAGCTTTGGAATTTCTTGGTTTACAAGAGCTTGACCAAAATCAACCTTGTGTCTCTCCTAGCAACCAACag GAAGTGGAAGTTAATCTTATTATCACAGATTACTGTATGCCTGGGATGACAGGCTATGATTTGCTAAAGAAAATTAAG GAATCTTCATCTCTGAGAAATATACCTGTAGTCATTATGTCATCTGAAAATGTTCCTTCAAGAATTAGTAG cgaagggtggtcagttgaccaccccTTTGCTAGAGGTGGCTTCGACCAtgtcacaag ATGTTTAGAAGAAGGGGCAGAAGAATTTTTTCTGAAACCAGTGAGATTATCAGATGTTAATAAGCTTAGACCCCATATGATGAAAACCAAATGTAAAAGCCTGCCCCAACAAGAAGCTGAGAAAATGGTCACAAAGCCAAAACAAGAATCGATTGAAATTGCAAATGTTCAATCACAAGCACAAGAGCCACAACAACAAACAGAATCAGAAACAGTTCAACAGCAGCAAAAATCACAAgccaataataataacaacaagagAAAGGCCATGGAAGAAAATCTATCACCAGATAGAACAAGACCAAGATACAGTAGTGGCCTCACTGCAGTCTAA